Proteins encoded in a region of the Zea mays cultivar B73 chromosome 2, Zm-B73-REFERENCE-NAM-5.0, whole genome shotgun sequence genome:
- the LOC103648089 gene encoding uncharacterized protein LOC103648089: MASETDEKAKMESLTSAAAFVEGGIQDACNICLEAFCESDPSADQPKWMDQHMSHQNPPPNPIGIQSNTVDLDAEDSVPSSFTSKRPLGHDSSKEKAKKQRSVDTSSTFSEYLRWMGEISLERLSVFKLVASIEERKLESMNKNERQKLILERKKLNLEKLRMDRQKLKEDKEEEVMILGMDLSKCNPLLRQCYEAKQQEILARVIGNSSSSK, from the exons ATGGCATCTGAAACTGATGAGAAAGCTAAGATGGAGAGTTTGACATCTGCTGCAGCCTTTGTGGAGGGTGGCATTCAGGATGCATGCAACATTTGCCTTGAGGCCTTCTGTGAGAGTGACCCTTCTGCA GATCAACCAAAATGGATGGATCAACACATGAGTCACCAAAATCCACCACCCAACCCAATCGGTATCCAATCAAATACTGTAGACTTAGATGCTGAAGACTCTGTTCCATCAAGCTTTACTTCGAAGAGGCCGCTAGGTCATGATTCGTCCaaggaaaaggcaaagaagcaAAGGTCTGTTGACACATCGTCCACTTTTTCTGAGTACCTCAGGTGGATGGGTGAAATATCTTTGGAACGGTTGTCTGTGTTCAAATTAGTAGCTTCAATTGAGGAGAGGAAGTTGGAGTCTATGAACAAAAACGAGAGGCAAAAACTCATCTTGGAGAGGAAGAAGCTAAACCTGGAGAAACTTAGGATGGatcggcagaaattgaaggaggaCAAGGAAGAGGAGGTCATGATATTGGGCATGGATCTGAGTAAATGTAACCCCCTACTTCGACAATGCTACGAGGCTAAGCAACAGGAGATATTGGCAAGGGTTATTGGAAACTCGTCGTCAAGCAAGTGA
- the LOC103648089 gene encoding uncharacterized protein isoform X1, producing MIQACVGCDSIAMASETDEKAKMESLTSAAAFVEGGIQDACNICLEAFCESDPSADQPKWMDQHMSHQNPPPNPIGIQSNTVDLDAEDSVPSSFTSKRPLGHDSSKEKAKKQRSVDTSSTFSEYLRWMGEISLERLSVFKLVASIEERKLESMNKNERQKLILERKKLNLEKLRMDRQKLKEDKEEEVMILGMDLSKCNPLLRQCYEAKQQEILARVIGNSSSSK from the exons GGCTGTGATTCCATTGCAATGGCATCTGAAACTGATGAGAAAGCTAAGATGGAGAGTTTGACATCTGCTGCAGCCTTTGTGGAGGGTGGCATTCAGGATGCATGCAACATTTGCCTTGAGGCCTTCTGTGAGAGTGACCCTTCTGCA GATCAACCAAAATGGATGGATCAACACATGAGTCACCAAAATCCACCACCCAACCCAATCGGTATCCAATCAAATACTGTAGACTTAGATGCTGAAGACTCTGTTCCATCAAGCTTTACTTCGAAGAGGCCGCTAGGTCATGATTCGTCCaaggaaaaggcaaagaagcaAAGGTCTGTTGACACATCGTCCACTTTTTCTGAGTACCTCAGGTGGATGGGTGAAATATCTTTGGAACGGTTGTCTGTGTTCAAATTAGTAGCTTCAATTGAGGAGAGGAAGTTGGAGTCTATGAACAAAAACGAGAGGCAAAAACTCATCTTGGAGAGGAAGAAGCTAAACCTGGAGAAACTTAGGATGGatcggcagaaattgaaggaggaCAAGGAAGAGGAGGTCATGATATTGGGCATGGATCTGAGTAAATGTAACCCCCTACTTCGACAATGCTACGAGGCTAAGCAACAGGAGATATTGGCAAGGGTTATTGGAAACTCGTCGTCAAGCAAGTGA